From Musa acuminata AAA Group cultivar baxijiao chromosome BXJ3-8, Cavendish_Baxijiao_AAA, whole genome shotgun sequence, one genomic window encodes:
- the LOC135644146 gene encoding uncharacterized protein LOC135644146 produces the protein MNPEMNAPPQRRNATGGYSTTRVYHRLTVPRRPVAGIARSLSRPRSSSPSSDGRGANYHPARLPTDAPAYDPAFATARGPHPDSCTTSRALTVSSVLIKENSGEQLPVYYVSHVLNEPEERYPPIEKLALALVLSARKLRPYFQAHPVEVITDQPLRQILSKFDVAGRLLKWAVELGEHDVRYIPRTAIKAQFVADFIAELTQTEDVDLERPPEAWVLHVDGSANSKGAGAGLVLLAPDGRSFERSLRFGFQVTNNEAEYEALLAGLRLALEMQVVAIHVLTDSQLVAEQLSGRYEARDPIMANYLAQVKNLIAKFPRFTLSNVPRGENERADALAKLASKSAPEAWPEVEELPSRAIEIAAAASGGVPITWVQELLRFKRDETLPPPRSYGSAPALYACVCLEPDEAWTVLAEVHEGICGEHIGGRTLAHKILRQGYYWPTMCQDAKVYVQRCSSCQEHARAPRQAAVPLTPIDYAWSFAQWGLDLLRPFPPASGQRKYIIVGVDYFTKWVEAEPLATITERQIEKFIWRNLVTRFGLPKTIITDNGPQFAGRRF, from the exons ATGAATCCCGAGATGAACGCCCCGCCGCAACGTCGGAACGCTACTGGCggttattcaacgacccgggtttaTCACCGCCTGACAGTGCCCCGCCGGCCCGTCGCCGGTATCGCCCgaagcctttcacgacctcgctcatcaagtccgagctctgacgggcgtggtgcaaactatcatcccgctcgtctcccaaccgacgCCCCCGCATATGACCCGGCCTTTGCAACAGCAAGGGGCCCCCACCCGGACTCATGCACCACTTCCCGAGCTCTGACGG TCAGTTCCGTTCTGATCAAAGAAAACTCCGGCGAACAGCTACCGGTCTACTACGTCAGTCACGTCCTGAACGAGCCCGAGGAACGATACCCACCAATTGAGAAACTGGCACTGGCGCTTGTGCTATCAGCCCGGAagctacgcccctacttccaggctcacccagtggaggtcatcaccgaccaaccacttcggcagatcttgtctaaatttgatgttgcaggacgtcttctcaaatgggcggtggagctcggcgagcatgacgTACGATACATACCCAGaaccgccatcaaagcccagttcgtggccgacttcatcgcagaaTTAACTCAGACCGAGGATGTGGATCTCGAGCGACCTCCTGAAGCATGGGTCCTGCACGTGGACGGATCGGCCAACTCAAAGGGCGCCGGCGCGGGGCTGGTGCTGCTAGCTCCCGACGGTCGttcgttcgagcgctccctccgtTTCGGGTTCCAAGTCACTAacaacgaggcggaatacgaggcgctcctagcaggactcaggttggccctcgaaATGCAAGTGGTCgccatacacgtcctcaccgactcgcagctggtaGCCGAACAACTCAGCGGCAGGTACGAGGCTCGGGACCCAATCATGGCGAATTACCTAGCACAGGTAAAGAACCTGATCGCCAAGTTCCCTCGttttacattatctaatgtcccgaggggagagaacgagcgagccgacgcgctagctaagctggcgtcgaaGTCCGCCCCCGAAGCCTGGCCCGAGGTCGAGGAACTCCCTTCCCGCGCCATCGAAATCGCAGCTGCGGCCTCGGGCGGCGTGCCAATCACGTGGGTACAAGAGTTGCTGCGCTTCAAGCGGGACGAGACCCTTCCCCCCCCACGAAGCTACGGCTCGGCGCCTGCGCTGTACGCATGCGTG tgcttggagcccgacgaagctTGGACGGTTCTGGCCGAGGTCCACGAAGGAATCTGTGGGGAACACATTGGCGGGCGAACCCTGGcgcacaaaatacttcgccaagggtactactggccgaccatgtgccagGATGCGAAGGTCTACGTGCAACGGTGCAGTTCGTGCCAAGAGCACGCCCGCGCGCCCCGGCAGGCCGCTGTCCCGCTCACCCCGATCGATTACGCATGGTCGTTCGCacagtggggtttggacctgctCAGACCTTTCCCGCCAGCCTCGGGACAGCGAAAATACATCATTGTGGGAGTGGATTATTTCACCAAGTGGGTTGAGGCCGAACCACTGGCGACAATCACGGAGCGACAAATTGAAAAGTTCATATGGAGGAACTTGGTGACTCGGTTtggcttgcccaaaaccatcattacAGATAATGGGCCTCAGTTCGCCGGTAGAAGGTTCTGA